TGGCAGCGGGTCCGGAGGTGGCTCTGGTCAGCCGAGGGCGTTTTAAAGGTGTGGGGACAGAGACAGGAGTCAGGGTCATCAGGACGTTGTTGAGGTGCTGGGATTTGTGCTTCAGCTCCTTCGCTCGCTTGCGGTGCTCGTcacactgctgctccagagctgggcagaagcagggaaagggttgggttgggttggtcagaagggaccttcgagatcatccagttccaaccccactgccacgggcagggacacctcccaccagcccagggtgctccgagccccatccaacctggccatgattacttccagggatggggcagccacagcttctctgggctggaggctcagcaccctcacaccaaaaaATTGCTTCCAAATATCCAATCTGTTATCCTAATCTCCAATATCCTACATCTCCCcactttcagcttgaaaccactCCCATCACTCCACCTccctgtaaaaagtccctccccagttttcctggagcccccggaaggtgctctaaggtctccctgttgcagccttctcttctccaggctgaacacccccaactccctcagcctggctccagggcagagctgctccacttgtttaaaaaaatccagcatgTGCTGGGGCTCACCTGCCAGATCCCGTGTGTACTGCTCCCTCGAGCGATCCATCTGGCACTTGTGGCTGGCCAGGACCTTCTTGACCAGGTCCAGCATCCCAAAGTTCTGGACTACGTTGTTGAGTAAAACAGCATCTTGAAAAACAAGATAATGGATCTTTGAGGAGAGCAAAATTCCAGACACAAAGTATTTAGGGCTCGGTAAAAAGTCACCCGACAGCAAAGAGGCTGAGCTGAGACAGCCAAAGTCTGTGGGAGGGTAACACGagaggctggggaagaggagaagagtGGAGAAGTCATGAGAAAGTGCAAGAGGTCACAAGCATATAAACAGCCCCCtcctgctgagcagggctgatAAGAAatctgctggcagggagctggctgctgcttcGTTATTCCAGTGGCCTAAATTCCACCTCAGTTCCCCAGCCAAGTGCTTGTCCAGACCCCGAGCCAGCAGATAGGAAGCCCCAGGCACAGGGAATTGGGACACTGAGGCCACCTAAAGCATCCCAAAGTGCAGCTGAGACCctgcccagggagcagccaggagtgggttttatttctgatgAGCAATATCCCTGCAGTGCCATCCAGACATCCCTAAGGaaacccccccccaccccaagcccCCCTCCTGAGCTGCCCCTGGTCAGGTCCTTACCCCCGAGCTGCAGAGGGGGGTCCTGTGCTCGCTGCTGCAAACCCTTCATGGTCTCCACGAGCTCCTGGTGGAACTCATGGATTACTTCTTCCAGGAGCCCCGTGTCCTTCAGGGCTCGCCAGAAAGCAAAGGTGTcatctggagagagaaaaagcaagggAGAAGCTCAGAGTCCTGGAGAGGGTTCTAATGGTGAGCTCAggctcctctccccacccctgTGAGGGTGAAGTTTggtctgcaggcagagcaggatcCTCAAGGAGGGGACACCCCTGCTACAGAGAAGCCCCTCACCCAGATTTCCATTGGGAACCCCAGGGGAGGCTCAAACAGGGCTGCTCCAAGCAAGAGGGgtcctgctcctcatccctgctgtctccttttctccctcctccagctcccccccACCCTCTGCCCAGCAGGATCCCCAGCCCTACCTCCAATGCTGCTGCTCCAGTCACTGGCATCCTCACAGGTTTCTATGGTGATGGTAGCTGGGGAGCCGTTCACTGCAACcagcagcaaaggaagaaaaaagaaaaaaaaaaaagaaaaaaaaagaaaaattaaaaaaaaaaaataaatcccaagtcctgatttttctctctgttattTTTTCACAGGCTGCTTCTGAGGGAAATGCTCCCCTGCTGCATTGCTGCAACTTCTCCTCTTTACTGCAGAGCAGGCACTTGGATCTGGAGGGAGCTCTGGGAGAGGAGGGTGAGGCATGATGCCAGGAGCCCTGGTTTTTCCACACTGGAGTGCAATACCCCAGGGACTGCTGCTGCAACCCTTGCACACAAGAACAGATGTCTGAGAGCAGCCattccctcccccttccccccttgTGGACACACTAGTCCTGCTTAGAGCAAAAGTCAAACAGATTTAGAGTCTGATTTGGGCTCTGTGGGGCTGCTCTGAACTCTCAGAAGcaaaaggagttaaaaaaacacaaaagtattTCGAAACCAGAGAGCTTTCCAATAAATGGGTCACCTGTAATTACAGATAAAATTAACTTTAGGGCTACAACTATATAATTTTAATCATTTAAATCATCCTTTTCAGGTCATGCAGGGTTACAGAGCAACTAGGTGAGATATTGCACCTCTCTAACACCTCTGCCTACCTCTGCTATGGGGCTTCCTgcaagagagaaagcagagggtaaaacaacccacaaagccaaaaaaaaaaaaaccaaaaaaaaagggaactgtAGGGAGGGTTGGGCATGCAGCCTTTGTTGTGCTTCAGAGCCCCTGCTGAGGGTGCCTGGGATGGCTGGACATACCctcagcagaagcaggggtCAGAGGGATGTACTCTGTTGAGGTCTGGCTGGTCAGAGACACCCTGGCTCCTGTCAGGTCGATTTTGGTGCTCCTGCAGGTGTTGGAACAGACCTTGGTGTGCTGGTAGAAATCCAGCTCCCCCGAGTCCATGATCTTCCTGAaagagagggagcagagggacagagaggtcagggggagcagagagctccagacacagctcctggcagcctCCACCCCTGAAACTTCTCAAAGTcccagatgaaaagcaaaagccagGCAAGGAACCCCTCTGGATTTCCCTTGGCAGCTGTGCCCTGACCTTAGAGGCAGCATTAACTAAAAAGCAATTaaagcagcatccccagcctgcTCCCTCCTGGCCACACACACAAATCCAACCCCCTCCAGTGGTCATAAAGCCCTTCAGGAGCCTgtgatggggaggaaaaagccCAAATTACTCCCCAGGCACCAGGATAAAAGCAAAGCCACGGGACAGGCCACGGTTGGGACCACCAGGCTGTTACTAAGACAAACATTTGGTGGCACATTTGCTCTCTCAGCAGTGAGTGCTGAAGGTTCTGTGCCACCCCACCAACACCCCCCAGGAAGAAGGTGGCTCTGGGGATCCCAGGAGGAGCCCAAACCTCAGCATGATCCCGTTCATCCGGATCGCCCGCTTCCAATCCTTCAGGGTTGATTTGCCAGCCAGGTGGACAAACTCCTTGGGACTGATGAGGTGATCATCAAACTGCAAGAGGCACAAGTGTGAGAGGGGTGTGACAAGCCAGAAAACAATGAGAGCATGTCCTGCAGCCTCAAGGCCCCTTTTAAGAAGCACCCCAAACCAGGTGGCTGACACACACACTTCCCCGCCTCTCAGAACATTgacacagttaaaaaaaaaataaaatacttaaagCCAAATATTGTTTTTGTGGCTGTTGCCAGCTGCTGGGAGCCAAGGGCTTGGGGTGTGTGCAGCACAGAGGAGTTTGCTGAATGCCCAGGCACAGGGAAAACTCCTGGTGCTGCtaagagccaggagctgctcctgccctggggacatTTGGGTCTGGGGGACACGGCACACCCTGTGCCAGCAAGAGGAGAATCTGTTTGGTCTTTGACCTCCTGCAAATAGCCCAGCCATGGCTATCAGCCCAacctccagcccagcacccacccagatTTCTCCCTTCTTTTATTGCCCTACACACCCAGCTGGAGCCCCAGCCTGCAGATGTAGGCAGGTCTCTGAAGAGCTGCTTTACAGCAGAAAGGGTTTCCCAAGACTGTGGGCTTTGGTGCAAAGAGAGGATTAAGTttaggcagcagcagcattgcctgcagcagtgctcatcctctgcctggggatggCAAGGACCACCTCTCCTACAAGGGGCAAGGCCCATCCTTTGGCAAGCCCAGAGGGGCATCCCCTCAGCAGGGCATCATTCAGTCCCTGGGCAAACACCAGCCTCATCCACAGGATTTGCCTGAATTCATGCAAATTTTAACCACAAGTTATCCAGAATCTCTTCAGTAGGTCCCCTTCCAATAAACCTCTCGAGAAATTCTCTGCTTTCAAACTCAGCAAACTCTGGAAGCACCCAAATTTCTCAAACTCTCCACCAATTCAGCCAAACTGAGGCAGTGCCtctccagccagcactgctcaaCTTGagccaagaaaaccaaaacaccaagaaaacttcctcctctcccaccacGACCTGGTTCTGATGCAAAGCAGCTTTCCAAAGATCATCCAAAGCAGGCCAGACCCAGTGAGCCTGTGACATGGCCCAAGTCCAGCCCCGGGGCCCTTTCCTCTCACCTGCACACACTTGACATTGATCCCAGGGCACACAAACTTTCTCCAGATGAGGTTGGCTTTGCTGTCCCCACAGGTGATGGGGTAGACAATCTCTGCCTCCAAACTGTCCTCATCTTCAGCCATCTTCACTTCTCACAGGGAACACGGGAAGGGacagagcaaaaagaaatgtgattcACAGTCCCTGGTTTGCCCCCCTCCCAGGCACAGTGCTAAGGCAGTTCTGAagctgagttaaaaaaaaaaaataaaaattaatatgtaGATGATGCAGGTGGGTGTGTGGGGTTTGTGGCCACCACTCACTTGCAGCTTGCTGCTAAAGCATCCAACCAGCCAAACCCCTCAGGCAAAACAGCACAGGCAGAGTTATCCCCATCTTGCTGCAGCTGAGGTTGTGAAATCCGAGAAGTCGGTAGCCAGGGCTGGAAAAATTCAATTCTCCATAAAAATGAATGATGTATTTTGGGTAATTATACATTCCCTTTTCGTTTTAGAAGGCAGCTGGgtgcaaggcagcagcagcacagctggtcACACTCCTTTGCTCTACTAAATTCACTTTTACCTGTCACCAAATCCAGCCAGTTTGCTGCAAAACTGACACCCCCATCAGCAGCTGGAAGGGCAGGAGCCAGCAATGGCCAAACACAGGGTCTCATCCTGCACCAGGAGAGGGCAGCAgtagcccagcagcagctgtggcttCCTTCCCTCACCCAGCCCCCAGGAAAACACCCCTGGGACTCCCAGGAGAGCATCCTTGGATGAACATCCCTGGACCCCCAGGAGAACAACCCCAGGAGAGCATTCTTGGAAAAACATCCCTGGGAGAGCATAGCTGGGACCCCCAGGAGAGCATCCCTGGGCCCTCTGGGCCATCTCCAGCACAAGGTTGTGCCACATGAGGGTGGTGGAACTGGCACAGCTCCActgaggggctgcagcctgggctgaaCCTACCTAGAACTGCTTCCTTCAGATGCGTGGAGGctgtgaaggcagcagcagcagcagcagctgcattttcagtCTCCAGTGTGTCTTCATTGATGTCACCACTGGGAAGAGTGGGAGAGGCAGAGTTAAGCCACACACATGTGCCACCCCCACAGCCCTGTGCCCCGTGGAGACAGACCTGGCTCCAGAAGGCACTGGGAATACATTTTCCCACAGGAGCCAGAAGTCAGCTCTGGTTTTGAGAAGCTCAGCTCCACGTTtccccagcccagagccctgcaggggcaggagcaCTGCCAGCAGCCCACCCTGCTCCACCTCACCCTCCTTTtcatcccagccccacagagctgcccctggcacagcccatgctggggagctggcatggagggatgctggcagcacagcccctaGCTCAGAAGTGGCTGCCAGCCTCTGGCAGCTTTGCCTGGGATAActtccccaggaaaaaaaacagggggggaagaggcaggcactgctggggtgATGGCCCCAGGATGCTCCCAGGAGCCAGGCTGCAAGGAGCAACAGGAGTTTGACAAACCCTAACAGAGGACCTGTGAGCAGAGATAACATAACTGTGAGCTGTAAACCCTGGTGATCCAGTCCCTGAGCTTCTTACAGCCCAAGATACCCAAGATATTAATTGAGAGGTGGCTAAGCAACTGCTTTCAGCCACGTCTAATTACTGCAGCAAGCTCGTCCTGCAGGGGCAGGGGGCAAAGCAGGTTAACTTTTCACACTTGAGCATACAAACTTCCAAAGGAAACCTGTcaggagaaaataaacccaaacctGCCCCTGTCTGGCACCACGAGGTGAACTCAAATGGTCCTGGTGACTCACTGGCAACCACATTTCCCACCCCCCGTGCCACAGGACGAGTGAATTCAAGAGCAACTGGTTTTTCCATTGTGGCCTCCTAACCCACAGCTGTGGGGTGGAACTGCAGCTTCAAAGCAGCTCCAAAGCAGCTCCAAAGCAGCCTTCCCCTtgccagctgcagggcaggcaccCACCCAAGGAGCACCCAGAGAGAGGAACCAGTGTGGGTGGCAGCTTGGCTTCACGGGGTGAAAAACTCAGGAGGTAAGCACAGAATCAGGGACTGGCCAGGAGTGAGAGCTGGAGGCATCctcagagggagggagaaaaagccTGGATATCACCCAGTGACCAGCAACCCAGACCCCAGGAGGTAAAGGTGATGGGTAACACAAATGGAGCCACCCAGGTAACTCAGAGCCAACAAGTTTGCTGGGGAGTAGTGCAGGAGTGGGATTTtgacaggagaaaaagggaaggattGTAACCTGGATCTTCCTCATCACTTTGGTTCCCCCATCTCCCCAGCTGCACCTGGAGAACAGCCAACACCACCTCAGCAGCACACAGGgtgtgcagagcccagcaccccccagccctgccccaccACATCCAAAACCTCCACGGATTTCTCCAGAGAAAAACCTCTGGAGAGAGGCAGCACCCCAGGCAGAGCTTCCTCCAGGACTCCAGTGCATTCACACCactccaaaaaacaaaaaaaaatgaccaaaagGAACAATTGGGAGGAATAACCCAGCCCACCCTGCACCCTCTGgagaaaaaccaaccaaccaacttccacagcttctgtgaaaaaattctgtgTCTGCCCTGGAGATGTAACCGGGctgagggggagggaaaaaccacaaaaaaggtgagatttccccccaccccattccAGAGGCAGCATGAGGCAGGTGCAGGAGGAAACCCAACCACCTCCCCACTCCAAAACTCATCCCACCCAGCCAGTTCCTGGGTgccctggggaaggcagggggGTGGCTCCCACCTTCCCCCCCAGcaggctgcagaaagcagagcaggaggtgggtgCAGATGGAGCAAGGGGCTGGTGgctcctttctgctctgctcccacctcccctggaaacttgagagagaaaaaaagacccCAGCAGAAACCTGTactggggctgctgggcagaAACACAACCACCTCATCACAGCTGAGCCAGTGGTGGATGGAAGAGAAAAGCTTCTTGCTGATTGTGCctattttcccatttccttttccagtcCATCTTAAAACCACATCAACTAATCAAGCCCTGAACAActgctgctctggttttttttctctagaacCAGACccagaggaggatgaggaaaaggcatCAGTCCCCAAACTGAGTTTGGTTTTGAAGTTGCCACACAAGACAAACTGAACGCCCATGCAAGTGGCAACCAAACCAACTCCAGGGGCCTACCAAGGAACTGGAGGCTGCCTGAGCATCACAGAGGTCCCCACGGGGAGCAGTGACACAGGAGGTGACAAAACACACCCAGCTCAGCTGGCACCAACCACAGGTAGGAGATCTTCCAGCGTGTCACCTCAGCACACACCAGACCCTGTCTCTTACCTGTGCTGGGACAGGTTGGTGGTGACCAGCACCGTTTTCACCTCCTCCATGCCACCTCCATCCATGGCACCATCCGGTGttgtcaccaccaccacctcctccatgTGGACACTGACATCTGGAGTGGCCATGGCAAGGCAGGAGTGGGCAACGATGGGCAGGGAGAGCCCTGGGTCAGCAGCTGCCTGTGGAGACACGAGGGGAAGCTCCACATCAAGAGGTGTCCCTGGAAAAACTGgttgggaggctgcagggaatCCGTGttctgaaggagaaagggaTGAGCAACTTCCCAACTGCTCCATCCTGAGAGGAGGAATGGGGGGAGGCTCcccccagcctgggctctgcaggtGATGGGTGCAAGGGCTGGGACACAGGGGGTGAGGGGcagaggatgaggaaaaaaacagccctGGAATTCTCCAGGCCCTGGGTGAGGACACTCAGAGGGGTGATGGGTTTCCACAGGGATCTCAAACCATCTCAGGAGGATtctgggctgctggaggagctcaTCACTGCCTCCCCAGTGGCAGCAACAAGGACTGTCCCCTCCTCCAAAgtcatgcacacacacacacaaaaaaaaacaaattaagaaaaaaacactttaaatctGCAGAAACAGAGTGACATCTGAAAACTACTTCCAAGTGAGTGTTTCTAATCAATCAGCAATAGATTCAAgccagcattttaaaacaccTTCAACACCCACCCCTGCCAAATCCATGATAAagaaacctgggaaaaaaaacccaaacctggtCAACTAAAGtcaggaggggctgggagggcacctctgtcccagctgctccagccctggagatatgGGGCACCAAAACCTGCAGGGAACCCTCACCCCCACGCCTGCTTTCCTGGGgattttaagtaatttttcgAATTAAAGTGGTTTTAAGCCCTTCAAGCAATAGGAGAGGGAAGAACCAAACATCCCTGGTGACATCTGTGTGCATACAAATCCCCCAAACACCCGAGGGACTGATCCCATTGCAAGGGTGATGCCCTGGAATTACCATTTATTTAGAGCCCTAAAAAACCTCTCTGCAAAATCACCTGGGCCAGaccagaactgctgctgctcctcagcagaaCTTTCCCTCCAGCTGAGCACTCGTGGGCCCCACACAGGAACCAAGGGGAAAGAAATCAATTTTCCCAAAACCTGACAGTTTTGGTGCAAGCTGccattcacattttttttgtttattttttttagtttttaaagctTTACCCCTAACCTTTCCCAGGTTTGGGGTCACTCTGCCTGGTTTGGGGATGGGTTCAACCCCCCAGGTGTTGCTcagacagctctgggcaggaaCCAGCGTGGGGTGGGGAACTttgggcaaaaaaaaccccaaataatcAGCAGGGGTAGGGGGCAGCGGGGTGGGGGATGCAAGGAGCACCCGTGCACATCCCTCCTGGGGCACCTTGGGGGGGGCAGCGAGCAGGCTGCAAGTGCAGGGAGGGTTTGGGgtgagatggggaaaaaaaaatataataaaggGAAACTTAAAAATAGCATTGCAGCAGGGGGAGAGAATTCTGGGGTGtgctgggggggacacacagagtggggggggggacagagcTGCATGGGGGTAGCAAgcaaggggagggggctgcagcaggtGCAGGAGGGGCTGCACGGTGGGTGGGGGTGCAGAGCAGCAACTGCatggggggctggggctgtgcaaaTGGGGGGGCATGGGGGGGAACAGAGGGGTGGGAGGTTGGGGGGTGCAGAGTgggtgcagggggtgggggtCGCAGAGAGGAGATGCACGGGGGGGTCGTAGAGAGGGGGGTGCAGGGGTCGGATTGCACGGGGGGGTGCATGGTGTGGGGGTGCACGGGAAGGTTACAGAGAAGGGGTGCACAGGGGGCTTGCACAGAGAGGGGTGCGGGGAGGGGGTGCACAGGGaggggggttctgggggggtGCACAGGGAGGGGGTACACAGAAGAGGGGGGGGTTGATGTCTCCGCGCTCAGGACTCCCCGGACACgctgtgtgtgtggggggggttcACGCTGCTCCTCGCGCCCGGTCGGGGGGTTCCCCCTCtacccccccctctcccctctacccccccctctctcctctaCCCCCCCCTCCAAACCCCCCCATCCCGTATCGGGCCAGCGCGCGTTCCCACCGGCAGCTCCGTTCGCGCTGCCAGAGAGGAGCGGGGGGGTTGCGGAggatgaggggggggggtgcggggtgtgtgtgtggtgtgtgtgggggggtgcGTGGGCGCGCTCACGCTGGCAGCGCCGGGAGCgcgggagggaggggggaagagaggaggaggaggaggaggaggaggaggaggaggaggaggaggaggaggaggaggaggaggaggaggagaaggggaagggggggggttgggggggggcgGCCGGGCGCTGCCGCCGTCTCCTGCCGCTGCCGTAACGTCCTGACGCTCCGCAGGGACCCGCCGGACGGACGGCGCGTGCGGAGGAGGCCCCGCCGCGGGCGTACGGCGGCGCTCGGCGCTTA
This genomic stretch from Heliangelus exortis chromosome 16, bHelExo1.hap1, whole genome shotgun sequence harbors:
- the GMEB2 gene encoding glucocorticoid modulatory element-binding protein 2 isoform X1 — its product is MATPDVSVHMEEVVVVTTPDGAMDGGGMEEVKTVLVTTNLSQHSGDINEDTLETENAAAAAAAAFTASTHLKEAVLEVKMAEDEDSLEAEIVYPITCGDSKANLIWRKFVCPGINVKCVQFDDHLISPKEFVHLAGKSTLKDWKRAIRMNGIMLRKIMDSGELDFYQHTKVCSNTCRSTKIDLTGARVSLTSQTSTEYIPLTPASAEVNGSPATITIETCEDASDWSSSIGDDTFAFWRALKDTGLLEEVIHEFHQELVETMKGLQQRAQDPPLQLGDAVLLNNVVQNFGMLDLVKKVLASHKCQMDRSREQYTRDLAALEQQCDEHRKRAKELKHKSQHLNNVLMTLTPVSVPTPLKRPRLTRATSGPAAITSQVLSQPAQLAVTPSLPVSQLANLPLGKVVSALPPAVLGKGPSQPPPAASSPASSPLLGGYTVLASSGSTFPGTVEIHPDASNLTVLSAAAVQDGSTVVKVVSPFQLLTLPGLGTAIQNVTQVAPGGSSSGGAVVTVPSGVTRDEHAAIEVTAVAEEAEQK
- the GMEB2 gene encoding glucocorticoid modulatory element-binding protein 2 isoform X2: MATPDVSVHMEEVVVVTTPDGAMDGGGMEEVKTVLVTTNLSQHSGDINEDTLETENAAAAAAAAFTASTHLKEAVLVKMAEDEDSLEAEIVYPITCGDSKANLIWRKFVCPGINVKCVQFDDHLISPKEFVHLAGKSTLKDWKRAIRMNGIMLRKIMDSGELDFYQHTKVCSNTCRSTKIDLTGARVSLTSQTSTEYIPLTPASAEVNGSPATITIETCEDASDWSSSIGDDTFAFWRALKDTGLLEEVIHEFHQELVETMKGLQQRAQDPPLQLGDAVLLNNVVQNFGMLDLVKKVLASHKCQMDRSREQYTRDLAALEQQCDEHRKRAKELKHKSQHLNNVLMTLTPVSVPTPLKRPRLTRATSGPAAITSQVLSQPAQLAVTPSLPVSQLANLPLGKVVSALPPAVLGKGPSQPPPAASSPASSPLLGGYTVLASSGSTFPGTVEIHPDASNLTVLSAAAVQDGSTVVKVVSPFQLLTLPGLGTAIQNVTQVAPGGSSSGGAVVTVPSGVTRDEHAAIEVTAVAEEAEQK